Proteins co-encoded in one Osmia bicornis bicornis unplaced genomic scaffold, iOsmBic2.1, whole genome shotgun sequence genomic window:
- the LOC123989142 gene encoding uncharacterized protein LOC123989142, protein MPTNGSSAATSTSTFDRISIKLPEFTPKDPELWFCVIERNFMAAGITSDGIKASYVTGALGPRYIAEVRDVLLDPPATGLFEALKKELISRLSVSKEKKARRLLEHEEIGDRKPSQFLRHLRGLAGTCVSESLLRTLWLGRLPANVQAILATQMDTALDKVAELADAITDTMPGRPVVAETATASASMQPCSADTVTERMMQLLITLKSQTEVMQSQIAELRTSRRDYRPFRRFERRRSSSRRRFNSRDRFPAPDGMCWYHANYGPKAHRCIAPCSYVPPSGNNPGSR, encoded by the coding sequence atgCCGACAAACGGTTCGTCTGCGGCTACGTCCACGTCTACGTTTGATCGAATTAGCATCAAGCTCCCGGAGTTTACTCCTAAGGACCCCGAACTTTGGTTCTGCGTTATCGAACGCAATTTCATGGCCGCGGGGATTACTTCGGATGGCATAAAGGCCAGTTATGTGACGGGTGCGCTTGGACCCCGGTATATCGCTGAGGTGCGCGACGTCTTATTGGACCCTCCGGCCACCGGCTTATTTGAGGCcctaaaaaaagaattgattAGCCGGTTAAGTGTTTCCAAGGAAAAGAAGGCCAGAAGACTTTTGGAACATGAAGAAATCGGTGACCGCAAGCCATCGCAATTTCTTCGGCATTTGCGTGGTTTGGCGGGTACTTGTGTGTCCGAGTCCTTATTACGCACGCTTTGGTTGGGACGTTTACCTGCGAACGTGCAGGCCATTCTGGCGACGCAAATGGATACGGCGCTGGATAAGGTGGCCGAGTTAGCGGACGCAATCACCGACACCATGCCTGGACGTCCCGTGGTGGCCGAAACAGCAACCGCCAGTGCATCAATGCAACCGTGCTCCGCGGATACTGTAACGGAGCGGATGATGCAGTTGCTCATCACGTTAAAGAGCCAAACGGAAGTGATGCAGAGTCAAATCGCGGAATTGCGGACGTCTCGAAGGGATTATCGGCCTTTTCGGCGATTTGAGCGGAGACGTAGCTCGTCGAGGCGCCGATTCAACTCGCGAGATCGGTTCCCAGCGCCTGATGGCATGTGCTGGTATCACGCGAATTACGGGCCCAAGGCGCATCGGTGCATCGCGCCGTGTTCTTATGTACCGCCATCGGGAAACAATCCGGGCAGTCGTTAA